The Arctopsyche grandis isolate Sample6627 chromosome 7, ASM5162203v2, whole genome shotgun sequence genome includes a window with the following:
- the l(2)gd1 gene encoding lethal (2) giant discs 1 isoform X2: protein MARRPRPPLRQRGAGLSQYGLFDMPDNIDDFGNDDGGDSDLEAELAAIAGGGKPKQKSKPKPKLIPTADLDNLIADSMRDIPTDEEVSDGEDDPDLLNELSELTIGDEEAPEPVSEPMKASRPAPPAPQTANSVDLVSLLQERVEMYTIAEQNAKDIGDSSRARRFNRGLKTLKDQLKQAKAGKPVNEEDIPPIVSTSKHNPAENPVPASVNISPEPEPVPVLEPEPAPLNLSDETMSILNVLTDRRNEYKAAALLAKKSGDNVTAMNHVKMVKQFERVIEAVKSGQPFDLSNMPGPPDSNNVHLPQREEEHTQQSADDPPAESYNMESEDVPVSLIAANSAAEALQQRLELYKQQEAAANEAGNSSKARRMGRIVKQYQQAIKLNSAGKPIPFDELPTPPGYAPIPGAPQPVPESAPPPEPTSAPAAPPKPQPAQSPSNNNEDRPGKLANTGRSNSVRKMGNQIGTGHADRQLTVLLQRQKEFKEAALNSKKNGEIQEAKEYLRCAKGLDPLIEASKCGLPVDFSTVPLPPQAKQELEDSFDVINTDDCDPNDDGLGDIISRLEEQLTTQLKLCLTTRDHHKALGDVAGTNRFEHLALNVKQDLDIVKMCKRTGSSPPKFHYETKQFSIVQCCTDLGDNDLELTIVRGISYTVANPKDIDTYVKFEFPYPQEEPIRDKTVLVKDTNSPEYNAAYTLAINRTARPCLRIFKRHAIKLEVYSRGGLFTRDSVIGTVMVKLQPLETQTVLHESYDLMDGRRTVGGKLEVKVRVRHPMLAKQVEQTTQKWLVIDH, encoded by the exons ATGGCGCGTCGTCCCCGTCCCCCACTCCGTCAGCGCGGGGCGGGCCTTTCTCAA tatGGACTATTTGATATGCCTGACAATATTGACGACTTTGGTAATGACGATGGTGGAGATAGTGATTTGGAAGCCGAGCTAGCTGCTATAGCTGGTGGCGGTAAACCTAAACAAAAATCCAAACCTAAACCCAAACTCATACCCACTGCTGATTTAGATAATTTAATTGCTGACAGTATGAGAGATATACCCACTGACGAAGAAGTTTCag ATGGAGAAGATGATCCAGATCTTTTGAACGAATTGTCAGAATTAACGATAGGAGATGAAGAAGCCCCGGAGCCAGTTAGTGAACCCATGAAAGCTAGTAGACCTGCACCTCCTGCGCCACAGACAGCTAATTCCGTAGATCTTGTTTCTCTTTTGCAAGAAAGAGTTGAAATGTATACGATAGCAGAACAGAATGCGAAAGATATTGGAGATAGCAGTCGAGCTAGGAG atttaatcgTGGCTTAAAAACTTTGAAAGATCAATTAAAACAAGCTAAAGCTGGAAAACCAGTCAATGAAGAGGATATACCACCGATAGTAAGCACTTCCAAACATAACCCAGCTGAAAACCCCGTACCTGCTTCTGTAAATATTTCTCCAGAACCTGAACCAGTACCTGTATTGGAACCAGAACCTGCCCCACTAAATTTATCTGACGAAACGATGTCCATTTTGAATGTTTTGACAG ATCGAAGAAACGAATATAAGGCGGCAGCATTATTAGCCAAAAAGTCGGGTGATAATGTTACGGCTATGAATCATGTAAAAATGGTGAAACAGTTTGAACGGGTTATTGAAGCAGTCAAAAGTGGGCAACCTTTTGATTTGAGCAATATGCCTGGTCCACCGGATAGTAATAATGTGCATTTACCACAAAGAGAAGAAGAACACACACAACAATCGGCAG acGACCCTCCTGCAGAAAGTTACAATATGGAATCGGAAGATGTCCCGGTTTCGTTGATAGCAGCAAACTCTGCAGCAGAAGCCTTGCAGCAAAGATTAGAACTTTATAAA CAACAAGAAGCTGCTGCAAATGAAGCTGGCAATAGCTCTAAAGCGCGTCGTATGGGACGTATCGTTAAACAATACCAACAagcgattaaattaaattcagccGGAAAACCTATTCCTTTTGATGAATTGCCTACACCTCCTGGCTATGCACCGATTCCTGGAGCGCCCCAACCTGTACCTGAAAGTGCTCCACCTCCTGAACCGACTTCAGCACCAGCTGCGCCTCCAAAGCCACAG CCTGCTCAGTCTCCATCCAATAACAATGAAGATAGACCTGGAAAACTTGCGAATACGGGTAGGAGTAATTCAGTTCGCAAGATGGGCAATCAAATTGGAACTGGACATGCCGATCGACAACTTACCGTACTTTTACAAAGGCAGAAGGAATTCAAAGAAGCTGCGTTGAATTCGAAAAAGAATG GTGAGATACAAGAAGCTAAAGAGTATTTGAGATGTGCAAAAGGACTTGATCCATTGATTGAAGCGTCTAAATGCGGattgcctgttgatttttcaacagTTCCTTTACCTCCACAAGCAAAACAAGAATTAGAAGATAG CTTTGATGTTATTAATACTGATGATTGCGATCCAAACGATGATGGCTTGGGAGATATTATTTCACGATTGGAAGAACAACTCACCACTCAACTTAAATTATGCCTTACAACACGCGATCATCACAAAGCTTTAGGGGATGTTGCTGGAACGAATCGATTTGAACATTTAGCGCTTAACGTTAAACAAGATTTAGACATAGTTAAAATGTGCAAAAG aacAGGAAGCTCTCCTCCTAAATTTCATTATGAAACTAAACAATTTTCTATCGTTCAATGTTGCACTGATTTGGGAGATAATGATTTAGAGCTTACAATAGTGCGGGGCATTAGCTACACAGTAGCAAACCCTAAAGACATTgatacatatgtcaaatttgAATTCCCGTATCCACAA GAGGAACCTATACGAGATAAGACAGTTTTAGTTAAAGATACTAATAGTCCGGAGTATAACGCTGCTTACACGCTTGCAATTAATAGGACAGCGCGTCCTTGCTTAAGGATATTTAAAAGGCACGCTATCAAATTGGAAGTGTATTCTCGTGG TGGTCTGTTTACGAGAGACTCCGTGATCGGCACCGTGATGGTGAAACTGCAACCGTTGGAGACGCAGACGGTGTTGCACGAATCTTACGAT CTGATGGACGGGAGAAGAACTGTCGGTGGAAAGCTTGAAGTTAAAGTCAGGGTTCGTCATCCGATGCTTGCAAAGCAAGTAGAACAAACAACGCAAAAATGGCTGGTGATCGATCATtga
- the l(2)gd1 gene encoding lethal (2) giant discs 1 isoform X1, translating to MARRPRPPLRQRGAGLSQYGLFDMPDNIDDFGNDDGGDSDLEAELAAIAGGGKPKQKSKPKPKLIPTADLDNLIADSMRDIPTDEEVSDGEDDPDLLNELSELTIGDEEAPEPVSEPMKASRPAPPAPQTANSVDLVSLLQERVEMYTIAEQNAKDIGDSSRARRFNRGLKTLKDQLKQAKAGKPVNEEDIPPIVSTSKHNPAENPVPASVNISPEPEPVPVLEPEPAPLNLSDETMSILNVLTDRRNEYKAAALLAKKSGDNVTAMNHVKMVKQFERVIEAVKSGQPFDLSNMPGPPDSNNVHLPQREEEHTQQSADDPPAESYNMESEDVPVSLIAANSAAEALQQRLELYKQQEAAANEAGNSSKARRMGRIVKQYQQAIKLNSAGKPIPFDELPTPPGYAPIPGAPQPVPESAPPPEPTSAPAAPPKPQPAQSPSNNNEDRPGKLANTGRSNSVRKMGNQIGTGHADRQLTVLLQRQKEFKEAALNSKKNGEIQEAKEYLRCAKGLDPLIEASKCGLPVDFSTVPLPPQAKQELEDSFDVINTDDCDPNDDGLGDIISRLEEQLTTQLKLCLTTRDHHKALGDVAGTNRFEHLALNVKQDLDIVKMCKRTGSSPPKFHYETKQFSIVQCCTDLGDNDLELTIVRGISYTVANPKDIDTYVKFEFPYPQEEPIRDKTVLVKDTNSPEYNAAYTLAINRTARPCLRIFKRHAIKLEVYSRGCCGRPCSCPLSCFSGLFTRDSVIGTVMVKLQPLETQTVLHESYDLMDGRRTVGGKLEVKVRVRHPMLAKQVEQTTQKWLVIDH from the exons ATGGCGCGTCGTCCCCGTCCCCCACTCCGTCAGCGCGGGGCGGGCCTTTCTCAA tatGGACTATTTGATATGCCTGACAATATTGACGACTTTGGTAATGACGATGGTGGAGATAGTGATTTGGAAGCCGAGCTAGCTGCTATAGCTGGTGGCGGTAAACCTAAACAAAAATCCAAACCTAAACCCAAACTCATACCCACTGCTGATTTAGATAATTTAATTGCTGACAGTATGAGAGATATACCCACTGACGAAGAAGTTTCag ATGGAGAAGATGATCCAGATCTTTTGAACGAATTGTCAGAATTAACGATAGGAGATGAAGAAGCCCCGGAGCCAGTTAGTGAACCCATGAAAGCTAGTAGACCTGCACCTCCTGCGCCACAGACAGCTAATTCCGTAGATCTTGTTTCTCTTTTGCAAGAAAGAGTTGAAATGTATACGATAGCAGAACAGAATGCGAAAGATATTGGAGATAGCAGTCGAGCTAGGAG atttaatcgTGGCTTAAAAACTTTGAAAGATCAATTAAAACAAGCTAAAGCTGGAAAACCAGTCAATGAAGAGGATATACCACCGATAGTAAGCACTTCCAAACATAACCCAGCTGAAAACCCCGTACCTGCTTCTGTAAATATTTCTCCAGAACCTGAACCAGTACCTGTATTGGAACCAGAACCTGCCCCACTAAATTTATCTGACGAAACGATGTCCATTTTGAATGTTTTGACAG ATCGAAGAAACGAATATAAGGCGGCAGCATTATTAGCCAAAAAGTCGGGTGATAATGTTACGGCTATGAATCATGTAAAAATGGTGAAACAGTTTGAACGGGTTATTGAAGCAGTCAAAAGTGGGCAACCTTTTGATTTGAGCAATATGCCTGGTCCACCGGATAGTAATAATGTGCATTTACCACAAAGAGAAGAAGAACACACACAACAATCGGCAG acGACCCTCCTGCAGAAAGTTACAATATGGAATCGGAAGATGTCCCGGTTTCGTTGATAGCAGCAAACTCTGCAGCAGAAGCCTTGCAGCAAAGATTAGAACTTTATAAA CAACAAGAAGCTGCTGCAAATGAAGCTGGCAATAGCTCTAAAGCGCGTCGTATGGGACGTATCGTTAAACAATACCAACAagcgattaaattaaattcagccGGAAAACCTATTCCTTTTGATGAATTGCCTACACCTCCTGGCTATGCACCGATTCCTGGAGCGCCCCAACCTGTACCTGAAAGTGCTCCACCTCCTGAACCGACTTCAGCACCAGCTGCGCCTCCAAAGCCACAG CCTGCTCAGTCTCCATCCAATAACAATGAAGATAGACCTGGAAAACTTGCGAATACGGGTAGGAGTAATTCAGTTCGCAAGATGGGCAATCAAATTGGAACTGGACATGCCGATCGACAACTTACCGTACTTTTACAAAGGCAGAAGGAATTCAAAGAAGCTGCGTTGAATTCGAAAAAGAATG GTGAGATACAAGAAGCTAAAGAGTATTTGAGATGTGCAAAAGGACTTGATCCATTGATTGAAGCGTCTAAATGCGGattgcctgttgatttttcaacagTTCCTTTACCTCCACAAGCAAAACAAGAATTAGAAGATAG CTTTGATGTTATTAATACTGATGATTGCGATCCAAACGATGATGGCTTGGGAGATATTATTTCACGATTGGAAGAACAACTCACCACTCAACTTAAATTATGCCTTACAACACGCGATCATCACAAAGCTTTAGGGGATGTTGCTGGAACGAATCGATTTGAACATTTAGCGCTTAACGTTAAACAAGATTTAGACATAGTTAAAATGTGCAAAAG aacAGGAAGCTCTCCTCCTAAATTTCATTATGAAACTAAACAATTTTCTATCGTTCAATGTTGCACTGATTTGGGAGATAATGATTTAGAGCTTACAATAGTGCGGGGCATTAGCTACACAGTAGCAAACCCTAAAGACATTgatacatatgtcaaatttgAATTCCCGTATCCACAA GAGGAACCTATACGAGATAAGACAGTTTTAGTTAAAGATACTAATAGTCCGGAGTATAACGCTGCTTACACGCTTGCAATTAATAGGACAGCGCGTCCTTGCTTAAGGATATTTAAAAGGCACGCTATCAAATTGGAAGTGTATTCTCGTGG GTGTTGCGGACGCCCCTGCAGTTGCCCATTGTCATGTTTCAGTGGTCTGTTTACGAGAGACTCCGTGATCGGCACCGTGATGGTGAAACTGCAACCGTTGGAGACGCAGACGGTGTTGCACGAATCTTACGAT CTGATGGACGGGAGAAGAACTGTCGGTGGAAAGCTTGAAGTTAAAGTCAGGGTTCGTCATCCGATGCTTGCAAAGCAAGTAGAACAAACAACGCAAAAATGGCTGGTGATCGATCATtga